A stretch of Triticum aestivum cultivar Chinese Spring chromosome 1D, IWGSC CS RefSeq v2.1, whole genome shotgun sequence DNA encodes these proteins:
- the LOC123163853 gene encoding uncharacterized protein, which produces MNNLISSNQQHYDTTSSSHMEPTSYLQMHMNEEEFGTPRKNAAIPLAFLSFTPECDENLKPKVGMAFEGLEAVEKFYKAYAHNAGFGVRIGQQKKTENKVVRTKRFMSNREGFKSKDSKEVDDPSRKKRKQANTRYDCDAHIFVRLSGKNNLQKIRHNY; this is translated from the exons ATGAACAACCTCATTAGTAGCAATCAGCAACACTACGACACCACTAGTTCCAG TCACATGGAGCCAACCAGTTACTTGCAAATGCATATGAATGAAGAAGAGTTTGGCACACCCAGAAAGAATGCAGCCATACCCCTAGCT TTTTTGTCTTTTACACCTGAATGTGATGAGAACTTGAAGCCTAAAGTAGGTATGGCATTTGAAGGACTCGAGGCAGTGGAGAAGTTCTACAAGGCATATGCACATAATGCGGGTTTTGGAGTTCGTATCGGACAACAGAAGAAGACTGAGAATAAGGTGGTCCGAACTAAGCGCTTTATGAGTAATAGGGAAGGATTCAAGTCGAAAGATAGTAAGGAGGTCGATGACCCCTCGAGGAAAAAGCGTAAGCAGGCCAACACACGATATGATTGTGATGCACACATCTTTGTTAGACTTTCTGGGAAGAACAACCTACAAAAAATAAGGCATAACTATTGA